A stretch of Cyanobacterium sp. HL-69 DNA encodes these proteins:
- the psbA-3 gene encoding photosystem II q(b) protein translates to MTTTLQQQQSSAWEQFCQWITSTNNRLYVGWFGVLMIPCLLTATTCFLIAFVAAPPVDIDGIREPVAGSLLYGNNIISGAVVPSSNAIGLHFYPIWEAASLDEWLYNGGPYQLVVFHFLIGIFCYMGRQWELSYRLGMRPWICVAYSAPVSAATAVFLVYPIGQGSFSDGMPLGISGTFNFMFVFQAEHNILMHPFHMLGVAGVFGGSLFSAMHGSLVTSSLVRETTETESLNYGYKFGQEEETYNIVAAHGYFGRLIFQYASFNNSRALHFLLGAWPVIGIWFTAMGVSTMAFNLNGFNFNQSILDSQGHVIGTWADVLNRANIGIEVMHERNAHNFPLDLASAEAVSAPVING, encoded by the coding sequence ATGACTACCACTTTACAACAACAACAGTCTTCCGCATGGGAGCAGTTTTGTCAGTGGATCACCTCTACCAATAACCGCCTCTATGTAGGTTGGTTCGGTGTGTTAATGATCCCTTGCTTACTAACTGCAACCACTTGTTTCCTAATCGCTTTCGTAGCTGCTCCCCCTGTGGACATCGACGGAATCCGTGAGCCTGTAGCAGGTTCTTTATTATACGGAAACAACATCATCTCTGGTGCAGTAGTACCTAGCTCCAACGCTATCGGTCTACACTTCTACCCTATTTGGGAAGCAGCATCTTTAGATGAGTGGTTGTACAATGGTGGCCCTTACCAATTAGTAGTATTCCATTTCTTAATCGGAATCTTCTGTTACATGGGTCGTCAGTGGGAACTATCCTACCGTCTAGGAATGCGTCCTTGGATCTGTGTTGCATACTCTGCACCTGTATCCGCTGCCACTGCAGTATTCTTAGTATACCCTATCGGTCAAGGATCTTTCTCTGATGGTATGCCTTTGGGAATCTCTGGAACCTTCAACTTCATGTTCGTGTTCCAAGCAGAGCATAACATCTTAATGCACCCCTTCCACATGTTAGGTGTAGCTGGTGTATTTGGTGGATCTTTATTCTCCGCAATGCACGGTTCTCTCGTAACCTCTTCTTTGGTACGTGAAACCACCGAAACCGAGTCTTTAAACTACGGTTATAAATTCGGTCAAGAAGAAGAAACCTACAACATCGTAGCTGCTCACGGATACTTTGGTCGTTTAATCTTCCAATATGCATCCTTCAACAACAGCCGCGCGTTACACTTCCTCTTAGGTGCATGGCCTGTAATTGGTATTTGGTTCACCGCAATGGGTGTATCCACCATGGCATTCAACTTAAATGGTTTCAACTTCAACCAGTCTATCTTAGATAGCCAAGGTCACGTCATTGGAACTTGGGCAGACGTATTAAACCGTGCCAACATCGGTATCGAAGTAATGCACGAACGTAATGCTCACAACTTCCCCTTAGACTTAGCCTCTGCTGAAGCAGTTTCTGCTCCTGTAATCAACGGTTAA